Below is a window of Allomuricauda ruestringensis DSM 13258 DNA.
GCTGGGTCATTGTTTTGGGGTCAGCAGGGTCAAAAAATGGACCTGCCTCCACTATAGCAACGTTCAATCCGGCATCGGCCAATTGCTTGGCTGCCATACCTCCCCCAGCTCCAGAACCTACAATGATCACATCATATAATTCTGGTGCTACTTTTATCTGCATAATAGATTTCCTTTAAAATGATTTTTGGAAAAATACTATGGCAGCCTATAATATTTACATATTTAAAAACAAAACAGCTTTAAATTCAAGAATTTTATAGGGTTTTACTCTTTATGTTATTCAAAGTACTTTTTCTAGTGGTCAACTTTTGGAACCTTCATTTTTCTTATTTTGTAGAATACTATCTATATAAACACCGATGAGGTGTGTCCGGATATTGACCGATGTTTCATCATTTGTATCTCCAAGCTTTACTTTCATGGTTTGAGAAGGAAAAAGTGGCATATGACAGGAGATGCAATTATCCCGTGAATTGAAGTTTGAAGTGGTGTGCAAGTTTTCCGGGGTTGAATGACATTCGATACATTTGGAATTAAAATGTTCTTCATTCCCACGTTGATTTTGGTGTGGGTCATGACATGTGGTACAGCTCATTGTAGCTGAATTTTTATAACACTTACTGCTTTTAAGAAGGCCGTATTGATTACCATGTACATCAAGTTCAGCCTCTGGTCTTCCAAAGTTGTAGTTCTTGGCGTATTTATCCAATCTTTCGCCGGTTACAAAAGAAAAGGGATTGTCCTTTACTTGAATAGCACGCAGACCTGAATGGCATTGAACACAAATATCCATTTTTAATTGTCGGCTCAATGTGTCTATTTTAATAACTACATCTCCTGTGCTATTCGTTAAGTTCCCTGATCTAAAGTCAACATGTTTCTTTAATGGACCGTGGCACCGTTCACAGTCTATACCATACATAAAGGATTCTCTTTCATAAACATTGGTATTGCCTATAAAGTTTTTGTTTTTAGCAAAGGTTACATGACATTTAATACAATTATCCGTTACAGGTCTTGAATACTTATGATTGGGAAAACCTGGGCTATTTATCCAGCTATCGATCAACCTAAAATAAGAGGCCTGTAACTGAAAAAGCGAATCCCCCTTAAATGTTAAGTAAGATTGTCCCTTAACGCCTGAACCTATTACAACATCAAGATTGGATTTATCGATTAATCCGCCTGTAGTTTTG
It encodes the following:
- a CDS encoding multiheme c-type cytochrome yields the protein MAIAVIGAILSIQYEEVGEYKLVPQEMPVHYNGDRFAGSSSCIPCHKNIYQTHVESSHYNSSTIVNGQTLKNHFDKWSNQLELTDVEVEVARDEQTYVQNTYSKTTGGLIDKSNLDVVIGSGVKGQSYLTFKGDSLFQLQASYFRLIDSWINSPGFPNHKYSRPVTDNCIKCHVTFAKNKNFIGNTNVYERESFMYGIDCERCHGPLKKHVDFRSGNLTNSTGDVVIKIDTLSRQLKMDICVQCHSGLRAIQVKDNPFSFVTGERLDKYAKNYNFGRPEAELDVHGNQYGLLKSSKCYKNSATMSCTTCHDPHQNQRGNEEHFNSKCIECHSTPENLHTTSNFNSRDNCISCHMPLFPSQTMKVKLGDTNDETSVNIRTHLIGVYIDSILQNKKNEGSKS